The Pseudomonas fulva 12-X sequence GAGCGAGTTAACGGCTGATGTCTGCCGCGAGGTTGTTATGGAACACGATGACACCAACGAGGTTGACCTCGAGTCGACCCTGAAAAGCAATGCCCGCCAACTGGTCGACAGCCTCGAGCAAGGAAACTTTGGCGAAGCCGTACAGCTGATCAACGAACTGAACAAGGCGCGCGACCGGGGGCTTTACCTCGAAGTTGGCAAGCTCACCCGTGAGCTGCATAACGCCATCGTCAATTTTCAGCTCGATCCCCGGGTGCCCCACGCCAAGGAAATCTCGCAGATTTCCGACGCCACCGAGCGCCTTAACTACGTGGTGACCATGACCGAGCGTGCGGCCAACCGCACCATGGATCTGGTCGAGCAGAGCGCGCCGCTGGTCAATGATCTGAGCAGCGAAGCCGATTCGCTTGCCGAGGACTGGGGCCGTTTCATGCGCCGCGAGATGAGCGCCGAGGCGTTCCGTGAACTCGCCAAGCGCATCGAGCTGTTTCTGTCGCGCAGCCAGCGCGACACCAGCAAACTGTCTGAGCATCTCAACGACATTCTGCTGGCGCAGGATTTCCAGGACCTGACCGGTCAGGTGATCAAGCGTGTCACGCAACTGGTGACCGAGGTCGAGAGTAATCTGCTGAAACTGGTGCTCATGGCCAGTCAGGTTGATCGCTTTGCCGGTATCGATCACAACCACGAAGTGTTGCGTGCCGAGCAAAACAAAGAAAAAAATCCGTCCCGCGGTGAAGGTCCGCAGATTCATGCCGATAAGCGTGATGATGTCGCCTCCAACCAAGACGACGTCGACGATCTGCTGTCCAGTCTGGGTTTTTAGGAGCACGTCATATGAGCTTCGGCGCCGATGAAGAAATCCTCCAGGATTTCCTGGTAGAGGCCGGCGAAATTCTCGAGCAATTGTCCGAGCAGTTGGTGGAGCTGGAAAGCCGCCCGGACGATATGAACCTGCTCAATGCGATCTTTCGAGGGTTTCACACGGTAAAAGGTGGTGCCGGCTTCTTGCAGCTCAATGAGCTGGTGGAGTGCTGCCACATCGCCGAAAACGTGTTCGACATCCTGCGCAAGGGCGAGCGTCGCGTGGACGCCGAGTTGATGGACGTGGTGCTCGAAGCGCTGGACGCCGTCAACGGCATGTTCGCCGAAGTGCGCGAACGCGTGGAGCTGACGCCTGCGTCGCCAGAGCTGTTGGCCGCGCTGGCACGCCTGGCTGAGCCCGGTGGCGCCGAGCCTGCACCTGCAGCTGTTGAGGTCGCGGCTGAGCCAGAACCGGTTGCTGCCGCGCCTGCAGAGCCCGAGGTGGCGGCAGTCGAGCCTTCAGCAGATATCTCTGACAGCGAATTCGAGCAATTGCTCGATGCGCTGGGCGACGAAGCGCCAGCGCAGCCCGCAGCAGCGGCTGACGAAATCACTGATGACGAGTTCGAGTCGTTGCTCGATCAGTTGCACGGCAAGGGCCAGTTCAGTGCGCCTGCCGCTAAGCCTGTCGCCACCGCGCCTGCTGAGCCAGTTGCTGCCGCAACGCCTGGCGATGAAATCACCGATGATGAATTCGAAGCGCTGCTCGACCAGTTGCACGGCAAGGGCCAGTTCGCTGCGCCTGCCGTTGCGCCGGCGGCCGCACCGGTAGCCGCTTCCAGCGAACCGGCCGCGGCAGCGCCGGGCGATGAAATCACCGATGACGAGTTCGAAGCGCTGCTCGATCAACTGCATGGCAAGGGTCAATTCGTCGCGCCTGCCGTAGCGCCGGCCGCCGCCGTTGCGCCTGCTGCAAAACCGGCTCCTTCCCCGGAACCTGCCAAAGCCGCTGCGCCTGCCGCCAAGCCCGAGCCGGCCAAGGCCGCACCTGCGCCTGCCGCCAAGCCGGAACCAAGCAAGCCAGCCCCCGCCGCCGTCAAGGCCGAAGCCGGCAAACCGGCGCCTGCACCGGCTGCGGCTGCCGCGCCGGCCAGCGAAGCGGAGACCACCGTTCGCGTCGACACCGCACGCCTGGACGAGATCATGAACATGGTCGGCGAACTTGTGCTGGTGCGTAATCGCCTGGTGCGCCTGGGGCTCAACAGCGGTGACGAGGCCATGTCCAAGGCGGTGTCGAACCTCGACGTGGTCACGGCGGATCTGCAGACCTCGGTCATGAAGACCCGCATGCAGCCGATCAAAAAGGTCTTCGGGCGCTTCCCGCGCCTGGTTCGTGACCTGGCACGTCAGCTCAAGAAAGAGATCAACCTGGAGCTGGTCGGTGAAGAGACCGACCTGGACAAGAACCTCGTCGAGGCATTGGCCGACCCGCTGGTGCACTTGGTGCGCAACGCCGTCGATCATGGCGTGGAAAGCCCAGAGGAGCGCGAGGCGGCTGGGAAGTCCCGCACCGGGCGCGTCGTGCTGTCCGCCGAGCAGGAAGGCGACCACATCCTGCTGATGATCACCGATGACGGCAAGGGGATGGACGCCGAGATCCTGCGCAGCAAGGCCGTGGAAAAAGGCCTGCTGGACAAGGACGCCGCTGATCGCCTGAGCGATCTGGAGTGCTACAACCTGATCTTCGCGCCGGGCTTCTCGACCAAGACCGAGATTTCCGACGTGTCGGGCCGCGGCGTTGGCATGGACGTGGTGAAAACCAAGATTTCCCAGCTCAACGGCACGGTCAACGTGTTCTCCCAGAAGGGCCAAGGCTCGAAGATCGTCATCAAGGTGCCGCTGACCCTGGCGATCATGCCGACGCTGATGGTGATGCTCGGCAACCAGGCGTTCGCCTTCCCGCTGGTCAACGTCAACGAGATATTCCACCTCGATCTGTCGCGCACCAACGTGGTCGACGGCCAGGAAGTGGTGATCGTTCGCGACAAGGCGCTGCCGCTGTTCTACCTCAAGCGCTGGCTGGTGAGCAGTGCTGCGCACGAAGAGCAGGGCGAAGGGCATGTGGTTATTCTCACCGTGGGCAACCAGCGCATCGGCTTCGTGGTCGACCAGCTGGTGGGCCAGGAAGAGGTGGTGATCAAGCCGCTGGGCAAGATGCTTCAGGGTACCCCCGGCATGTCCGGTGCGACCATCACCGGTGATGGCCGCATCGCGCTGATTCTCGATGTGCCCAGCATGCTCAAGCGCTACGCACGGCGTCTCTGATCGTCCGCGGCACGGCGACGGCCGTACCGCTTAGGAGTGTTTATGGTTGTCAAGGTACTGGTAGTCGATGACTCCGGTTTTTTCCGTCGCAGGGTTTCGGAAATTCTCTCGTCGGACCCCAACATCACCGTGGTCGGTACGGCCACCAATGGACGTGAGGCGATCGATCAGGCCCTGGCATTGAAGCCGGACGTGATCACCATGGATTACGAGATGCCGCTCATGGACGGCATCACCTCCGTGCGCAACATCATGCAGCGCTGCCCCACGCCGGTTCTGATGTTTTCCTCGCTCACCCACGAAGGCGCCCGCGTCACCCTGGACGCGCTGGATGCCGGTGCGGTGGACTTTCTGCCGAAAAACTTCGAAGACATCTCGCGCAACCCCGAGAAGGTCAAGCAACTGCTGTGCGAGAAGGTGCATAGCATCTCGCGCAGCAACCGCCGGGGGATCGGCACGGCGTCCCTGACGCCGCCTGCCGGCGGTGGCCTGAGCCGACCTGCCAGCACGCCGAGCACGCCAGCTCCCGCTGCGCGCCCGCAGCCGAGCGTCAGCCATCCGCCGGCCGAGCGGCATGCTTCGCCTTCCAGCGCGGCGCCCAAGCGCAAGGCCTACAAGCTGGTGGCTATCGGCACCTCGACCGGTGGTCCGGTGGCCCTGCAGCGTGTGCTGACCCAATTGCCGGCCAACTTCCCGACGCCCATCGTGCTGATCCAGCATATGCCGGCCGCTTTCACCAAGGCTTTCGCCGAGCGTCTGGACAAGCTCTGCAAGATCAACGTCAAGGAAGCCGAGGACGGCGATATCCTGCGCCCCGGCCTGGCCATCCTGGCTCCCGGCGGCAAGCAGATGATGATCGACGGCCGCGGCACCATCCGCATCCTGCCCGGTGACGAGCGGTTGAACTACAAGCCGTGCGTGGACATCACCTTCGGCTCTGCGGCCAAGTCCTACAACGACAAGGTGCTGGCCGTGGTGCTGACCGGCATGGGCGCCGACGGCCGTGAAGGCGCGCGCCTGCTCAAGCAGGGCGGCAGCCAGGTATGGGCTCAGGATGAAGCGAGCTGCGTGATCTACGGCATGCCCATGGCCATCGTGAAAGCCAACCTGGCCGACGCGGTGTATCCCCTTGATGATATCGGTCGCCATCTGGTCGAGGCCTGCCTCTGATGGATGTGCTGAGCCTGATCGGCGTCATTCTGGCGTTCGTCGCGATTCTCGGCGGCAACTTTCTGGAAGGCGGTCATGCCTCGGCACTGCTCAACGGCCCGGCGGCCTTGATCGTGATCGGCGGAACTTTGGGCGCAGCGCTGCTGCAGACGCCGGTGGCGGTGTTCAAGCGTGCGGTGAGCATCCTGCGCTGGATTTTCGTACCGCCCAAGATCGACCTGGCGGGCGGCATCGACCGGGTGGTGAACTGGAGTATGACGGCGCGCAAGGAGGGCCTGTTGGGCCTGGAGGCGATCGCCGATGGCGAGCCCGATCCCTATGCGCGCAAGGGCCTGCAACTGCTGGTCGACGGCGCCGAGCCGGAAGCCATTCGCAGCATCCTCGAAGTCGATCTTTACACCCAGGAAAGCCGTGATATCCAGGCCGCCAAGTTCTACGAGTGCATGGGCGGCTATGCGCCGACCATTGGCATCATCGGTGCGGTCATGGGGCTGATCCATGTGATGGGCAACCTGGCCGATCCCAGCCTGCTGGGCAGCGGCATTGCGGTGGCGTTCGTTGCCACCATCTACGGTGTGGCCATCGCCAACCTCTTGTTGCTGCCGATCGGCAACAAGCTGAAATCGGTCGCCATGCGCCAGTCGGCGTATCGGGAAATGCTGCTCGAAGGCATCCTGTCCATCGGCGAAGGCGAAAATCCACGGTCCATCGAGCTGAAGCTGCAAGGCTTCATGAGCTGATCATGGCCCGCAGACGCCGCCACGAAGAACACGAGAACCACGAGCGCTGGCTGGTTTCCTACGCCGACTTCATCACCCTGCTGTTTGCCTTCTTCGTGGTCATGTATTCGATTTCGTCGATCAACGAAGGCAAGTACAAGATTCTCTCGCAGACCCTAACCGGCGTCTTCAACCAGCCGGATCGCTCGATCAAGCCAATTCCGGTGGGCGACGAACGCCCGCGCACCACCGAGCCGGATCGTTCGATGGTCGACGAGGAGTCGTCGCAGCAACAGATCGCCGCCTCGACCCTGCAGAGCATCGCCGACAGCATCCGCGACGCCTTTGGCGGCCTGCTGCAGAGCGATCAGCTCAAGGTACGCGGCAATGAGCTGTGGATCGAGATCGAGCTGAGTTCCGGGCTGCTGTTTCCCAGCGGTGATGCACTGCCCAACGACGAGGCCTTCGAGATCATCGAGAAGATCGCCAAGATCCTGGCGCCTTATGGCAACCCGATACATGTCGAGGGCTTCACCGACAATCAGCCGATCAAGACCCCGCAGTACCCGACCAACTGGGAGCTGTCGGCGGCGCGAGCGGCGAGCATCGTACGCATGCTGGCCATGGACGGTGTCGATCCGTCGCGTTTGGCGGCGGTTGGCTATGGTGAATTTCAACCGGTGGCCGACAACGCCACCGCAGAGGGCAGGGCGCGTAACCGCAGGGTGGTACTGGTGGTCTCGCGCAATCTGGATGTACGGCGTAGTGTGACGGGTACGGGAAGCGCCAACGCCCAGCCTGATAGCGCTATGCAGCGCGCTGGCACGCAACCTGCTACAGGCCCTGCAGCAACGGCGCCCGGCAACGGCACCGTCAATTCCCCGTCGCCAGCTGGTCAAGCGGGCAATTAGTCTCGGTCGGGCCAAGCCTGTCCCCGGGAGGATGAAGATTATGAGAGTGTGGGCGGTATCCAATCAGAAAGGTGGTGTGGGCAAAACCACGTCCAGTATCGCCCTGGCGGGCCTGTTGGCAGATGCCGGCAAGCGTGTGGTGGTGGTCGATCTCGACCCCCACGGCTCGATGACCAGCTATTTCGGCCACGATCCGGACACTCTGGAAAACAGCAATTTCGACCTGTTCCAGCATCAGGGCAACGTGCCGGAAGGCTTGCCCAAGCAACTGCTGCTGCCCACCAGCCATGAACGAATTTCCCTGCTGCCGTCGAGCACCGCGCTGGCCACGCTCGAGCGTCAGTCGCCAGGCCAGAGCGGCTTGGGCCTGGTGATCGCCAAGAGCCTGGCGCAGTTGTGGCAGGATTTCGATTACGCAGTGATCGACAGCCCGCCGCTGCTCGGCGTATTGATGGTCAATGCGCTGGCGGCCAGCCAGCAGCTGGTGATTCCGGTGCAAACCGAGTTCCTGGCGGTCAAGGGCTTGGAGCGCATGGTCAATACGCTGACGATGATCAACCGCTCGCGCAAGCAGGCGCTTCCGTACACCATCGTGCCGACGCTGTTCGACCGCCGTACCCAGGCGTCGCTGTCGACCCTGCGCCTGCTCAAGCACACCTATCCCGAGCAGCTCTGGCAGGCTTATATCCCGGTCGATACCCGGCTTCGCGATGCCAGCCGGGCAGGACTCACGCCGTCGCAGTTCGACGCCAACAGCCGCGGCACCATCGCTTACCGGGCGCTGCTCAAGCATTTGCTGGCGCAGCAGCCGGCCTCCCAGGTGGCCTGAGTCATGGCGGCTGAATATTCTGCGCGAAACAGCTCAAGTCTGCGGCCCTTGCGGCCGATAGCTCATACAGAACTTTTCTGCAGGTTGCCTTCATGAGTCGTACCACTGCTACCGCAACTCGGCCCCAACTGGCGCTGCAGTCTTATCTCGATGGGCTGCTGCAGGATGCGGCCATCGAACTGGAACAAACGATCGAGCACAGCACCCTCGATGATTTCGAGGCCGCCGTGCTCGAGGAACAGGTGCGTGACGCGCAACTGGCGCCGCGCGCCGAAGCGCCTGCGCTGACCCTGGTGCAGCCAGCCGTCGCCGAGGTGGTGAGCGAGCCGGTCGTTGAGGTTGCTGCTCCGGTTGCCGAGGTCGCTGCACCGGCTATCGTCGAGCCGATTCCTATGCCGCCGGTGGTCGAGCCGGTCGCCGACGTGAACCGCCCGGCGCCACAGATTTTCTCGAGCCAGCCCGACGGCCGCCCCGACTGGGCCGAAGAGCCGTTCGAATGTCTGCTTTTCGATGTCGCCGGACTGACCCTGGCGGTACCGCTGGTGTGCCTGGGCTCGATCTATCCGCTCGCCGGCCAGGAACTGACGCCTTTATTTGGCCAACCGGACTGGTTTTTGGGCATACTGCCATCACAGTCCGGTAACCTGAAGGTGCTCGATACCGCGCGCTGGGTCATGCCGGATCGTTACCGGGATGATTTCAAGCAGGGCCTGCAGTACGTGATTTCCGTGCAGGGCTACGAGTGGGGGCTGGCGGTGCATCAGGTCAGCCGCTCGATTCGCCTGAATCCGGACGAAGTCAAATGGCGCAGCCAGCGTGCCCAGCGGCCCTGGCTGGCGGGTACCGTGATCGAACACATGTGTGCGCTGCTGGATGTCGCTGCCCTGGCCGAGCTGATCGCCAGTGGCGCCACCAAACGCATGCACAACGGGCAGATACACTGATAACGTTCGTACGCGCAAAAGGGCGTGCGGTCACTTGAATAGCGGGACTCCCGCGCACCGCAACGCGCGGTCAATGACGAGGCTAGGCCATGAAGAAAAGCTCTGCACAAGGCGCTGAAGATCCGATCCTGCAGTGGGTTACGTTCCGTCTGGACAACGAGACCTACGGCATCAACGTGATGCAGGTGCAGGAAGTGCTGCGTTACACCGAGATCGCCCCGGTACCGGGCGCGCCGAGCTACGTGCTGGGGATCATCAACCTGCGCGGCAACGTGGTTACCGTCATCGACACGCGCCAGCGTTTCGGCCTGGATTCGTCCGATGTCACCGACAACACCCGCATCGTGATCATCGAGGCGGACAAGCAGGTGGTGGGCATTCTGGTCGACAGCGTGGCTGAAGTGGTTTACCTGCGTCAGTCCGAGGTGGAAACCGCTCCGAACGTCGGTAATGACGAATCGGCCAAGTTCATCCAGGGCGTGTGCAACAAGAACGGCGAGCTGCTGATTCTGGTCGAGCTGGACAAGATGATGACCGAGGAGGAGTGGTCGGAGCTGGAGAGCATCTGAGGTGCTCGAAGCCGCACTCATCGTTCTCGCTCTGGTCTGTGCCGGGCTGGTGGGCGCCTGCGTCTGGCTTGCCGGACGTTTGCGCATGGCCAGCCAGCTGCAGGCCGAGCGCGATGCCCAGCGTGACCAGCGCATCCGCGAGCTGGGCAAACGCCTGGACACCTACCTGACGGGCAGCATCCGCATGGGCGAGGAGCTTCACGAGCTGCGTCGCACCGTGGCGCCGCTGCCGGACAAGCTGACCCAGATCGAACAGCGCGACCCCACCAGCCTGTCGTTCACCCAGGCTGCACGCCTGGTCGGTATGGGCGCCAGTGCTGACGACCTGACTCAATCCTGTGGCCTCAGCAAGGCCGAAGCAGAACTGGTCGCCAAGCTGCACCAGGCGCGCCGCTCCTAAGCATTCGTTTTATCCCTTCGAATCTCGCACCTGGGTATCGCTTCGCTCGACCCAGGCTACGTTAGATCTCCAAATCTCCCGATATCCTGTCCAATGCAGTTGCTTGCGGGCCGCGTCCTTCACCCGTAGCCAGGCCTTGAGCGAAGCGATAGCCGGGACAACAGCGGTCGGTTGGTGATCTAGCGCTTGCGGTTTTTACCAGCAGGGCCTTCAAGCATCAGCGGCCCTTGCTTCGGCTTGCCGCGCGGGTCGAAGCCAGCCGGGAATTTGCCTTTCAGGTACCAGGCGAACGCGATGATTTCCGCGATGCAGCGGTACAACTGCTCGGGGATTGCCTCGCCCAGTTCCAGGCGCGCGAGCAGACGCACCAGCTCGGCATTTTCGTAGATCGGCACATCGTGGGCGCGGGCGATGGCGAGTATGGCCTCGGCCAGCTCGTCGTCGCCCTTGGCGCTGAGGTTGGGGGCATTCTGGCCGTCGTAGGTGAGGGCGATGGCCTGGCGGGGGGCTTTACTGCTCATGCGGTTTCATCGACCCAGCGTTGTTCCAGGGAGGTTTTCGGGCCTTGCGGCGGAGTGCCCTGGCTACAGGTCAGATCACCCACGGTCAGACCGGCGGCCACCAGGCGCTCACGCAGATTGCCCAGTTCGCGGTCGATCAGCCCGGCGGTGCTGGCACGCTCAGCCCATAGTTGGCTGGACAGGCTGCCATGGGCCAGCTGTGCCTGCACCTGCAGCGGCCCCAGTGGATCGAGATCGAACGCCAGATCAATTCGCC is a genomic window containing:
- a CDS encoding protein phosphatase CheZ, which encodes MEHDDTNEVDLESTLKSNARQLVDSLEQGNFGEAVQLINELNKARDRGLYLEVGKLTRELHNAIVNFQLDPRVPHAKEISQISDATERLNYVVTMTERAANRTMDLVEQSAPLVNDLSSEADSLAEDWGRFMRREMSAEAFRELAKRIELFLSRSQRDTSKLSEHLNDILLAQDFQDLTGQVIKRVTQLVTEVESNLLKLVLMASQVDRFAGIDHNHEVLRAEQNKEKNPSRGEGPQIHADKRDDVASNQDDVDDLLSSLGF
- a CDS encoding chemotaxis protein CheA: MSFGADEEILQDFLVEAGEILEQLSEQLVELESRPDDMNLLNAIFRGFHTVKGGAGFLQLNELVECCHIAENVFDILRKGERRVDAELMDVVLEALDAVNGMFAEVRERVELTPASPELLAALARLAEPGGAEPAPAAVEVAAEPEPVAAAPAEPEVAAVEPSADISDSEFEQLLDALGDEAPAQPAAAADEITDDEFESLLDQLHGKGQFSAPAAKPVATAPAEPVAAATPGDEITDDEFEALLDQLHGKGQFAAPAVAPAAAPVAASSEPAAAAPGDEITDDEFEALLDQLHGKGQFVAPAVAPAAAVAPAAKPAPSPEPAKAAAPAAKPEPAKAAPAPAAKPEPSKPAPAAVKAEAGKPAPAPAAAAAPASEAETTVRVDTARLDEIMNMVGELVLVRNRLVRLGLNSGDEAMSKAVSNLDVVTADLQTSVMKTRMQPIKKVFGRFPRLVRDLARQLKKEINLELVGEETDLDKNLVEALADPLVHLVRNAVDHGVESPEEREAAGKSRTGRVVLSAEQEGDHILLMITDDGKGMDAEILRSKAVEKGLLDKDAADRLSDLECYNLIFAPGFSTKTEISDVSGRGVGMDVVKTKISQLNGTVNVFSQKGQGSKIVIKVPLTLAIMPTLMVMLGNQAFAFPLVNVNEIFHLDLSRTNVVDGQEVVIVRDKALPLFYLKRWLVSSAAHEEQGEGHVVILTVGNQRIGFVVDQLVGQEEVVIKPLGKMLQGTPGMSGATITGDGRIALILDVPSMLKRYARRL
- a CDS encoding protein-glutamate methylesterase/protein-glutamine glutaminase, which gives rise to MVVKVLVVDDSGFFRRRVSEILSSDPNITVVGTATNGREAIDQALALKPDVITMDYEMPLMDGITSVRNIMQRCPTPVLMFSSLTHEGARVTLDALDAGAVDFLPKNFEDISRNPEKVKQLLCEKVHSISRSNRRGIGTASLTPPAGGGLSRPASTPSTPAPAARPQPSVSHPPAERHASPSSAAPKRKAYKLVAIGTSTGGPVALQRVLTQLPANFPTPIVLIQHMPAAFTKAFAERLDKLCKINVKEAEDGDILRPGLAILAPGGKQMMIDGRGTIRILPGDERLNYKPCVDITFGSAAKSYNDKVLAVVLTGMGADGREGARLLKQGGSQVWAQDEASCVIYGMPMAIVKANLADAVYPLDDIGRHLVEACL
- a CDS encoding flagellar motor protein encodes the protein MDVLSLIGVILAFVAILGGNFLEGGHASALLNGPAALIVIGGTLGAALLQTPVAVFKRAVSILRWIFVPPKIDLAGGIDRVVNWSMTARKEGLLGLEAIADGEPDPYARKGLQLLVDGAEPEAIRSILEVDLYTQESRDIQAAKFYECMGGYAPTIGIIGAVMGLIHVMGNLADPSLLGSGIAVAFVATIYGVAIANLLLLPIGNKLKSVAMRQSAYREMLLEGILSIGEGENPRSIELKLQGFMS
- the motD gene encoding flagellar motor protein MotD; the encoded protein is MARRRRHEEHENHERWLVSYADFITLLFAFFVVMYSISSINEGKYKILSQTLTGVFNQPDRSIKPIPVGDERPRTTEPDRSMVDEESSQQQIAASTLQSIADSIRDAFGGLLQSDQLKVRGNELWIEIELSSGLLFPSGDALPNDEAFEIIEKIAKILAPYGNPIHVEGFTDNQPIKTPQYPTNWELSAARAASIVRMLAMDGVDPSRLAAVGYGEFQPVADNATAEGRARNRRVVLVVSRNLDVRRSVTGTGSANAQPDSAMQRAGTQPATGPAATAPGNGTVNSPSPAGQAGN
- a CDS encoding ParA family protein — protein: MRVWAVSNQKGGVGKTTSSIALAGLLADAGKRVVVVDLDPHGSMTSYFGHDPDTLENSNFDLFQHQGNVPEGLPKQLLLPTSHERISLLPSSTALATLERQSPGQSGLGLVIAKSLAQLWQDFDYAVIDSPPLLGVLMVNALAASQQLVIPVQTEFLAVKGLERMVNTLTMINRSRKQALPYTIVPTLFDRRTQASLSTLRLLKHTYPEQLWQAYIPVDTRLRDASRAGLTPSQFDANSRGTIAYRALLKHLLAQQPASQVA
- a CDS encoding CheW domain-containing protein; protein product: MSRTTATATRPQLALQSYLDGLLQDAAIELEQTIEHSTLDDFEAAVLEEQVRDAQLAPRAEAPALTLVQPAVAEVVSEPVVEVAAPVAEVAAPAIVEPIPMPPVVEPVADVNRPAPQIFSSQPDGRPDWAEEPFECLLFDVAGLTLAVPLVCLGSIYPLAGQELTPLFGQPDWFLGILPSQSGNLKVLDTARWVMPDRYRDDFKQGLQYVISVQGYEWGLAVHQVSRSIRLNPDEVKWRSQRAQRPWLAGTVIEHMCALLDVAALAELIASGATKRMHNGQIH
- a CDS encoding chemotaxis protein CheW; the encoded protein is MKKSSAQGAEDPILQWVTFRLDNETYGINVMQVQEVLRYTEIAPVPGAPSYVLGIINLRGNVVTVIDTRQRFGLDSSDVTDNTRIVIIEADKQVVGILVDSVAEVVYLRQSEVETAPNVGNDESAKFIQGVCNKNGELLILVELDKMMTEEEWSELESI
- a CDS encoding DUF2802 domain-containing protein — translated: MLEAALIVLALVCAGLVGACVWLAGRLRMASQLQAERDAQRDQRIRELGKRLDTYLTGSIRMGEELHELRRTVAPLPDKLTQIEQRDPTSLSFTQAARLVGMGASADDLTQSCGLSKAEAELVAKLHQARRS
- a CDS encoding EscU/YscU/HrcU family type III secretion system export apparatus switch protein — translated: MSSKAPRQAIALTYDGQNAPNLSAKGDDELAEAILAIARAHDVPIYENAELVRLLARLELGEAIPEQLYRCIAEIIAFAWYLKGKFPAGFDPRGKPKQGPLMLEGPAGKNRKR